The Pseudomonas chlororaphis subsp. piscium genome contains the following window.
GGTCCGCCAGCAGCCAGTGCTTGCCTGGGTCGACCAACAGGCTGCTGGCCAGCAGCAATGCGCCGGAACCACCGGGCGTGATCATGATGCGCTCGGGGTCGATATCCAGCCCGTAACGCTGTCGATAGAAACCGGAGATAGCCGTGCGCAGCTCGGGAATCCCGCGGGCGGCGGTGTAGCGGGTCTTGCCCGCCTCCAAAGCAGCCTGCCCGGCCTTGATGATCGGCTCAGCCGTGGTGAAGTCCGGTTCACCGATTTCCAGGTGAATCACATCGTGCCCGGCCGCTTGCAGCTCATTGGCGCGGGCCAGCAGGGCCATCACGTGGAAAGGTTCGATAGCGCGGCTGCGCGCACTGTAGGGCTGAGCCATTAGCCTTCCTTCATTGAAGTGAGCAAAAAACCGATTCTACCCAACCCCGGGGACAAGGGAGAGCCCAAAGCCTTCGAGCACCCGCCATTCCCCCATAAAGAAGACGAACGCCAGGCCCAGGCTTGGCTAAAATCATTAATTGACCAGGCCCCCGAACTGACCAGGCCAGACGGCATCGACCTTTGCAAGCACCGTGGAACGCGGGCTCGACAACCGGGAGTAGCGCCGCCCGATTTGATCTGGTAAGTTCGCCCGCTTGCAGTCGCAGGGCCGGCATGTGTCGGTGATGGAGCAATCCTGCGCAATGGATTACATGAGTAGAGGCGGTCCATTTCATGCCCACCCAAGCAAAGCAACAGAATCAATCGATCAGCGGCTTCGAGCCTTATGTTGAAACCGCGGGCGAAGAGTACATGGGCAAGCCCATGCGCGAGCACTTCACCAAGATCCTGAACAAGTGGAAACAGGACTTGATGCAGGAAGTCGACCGCACTGTTGATCACATGAAAGACGAAGCAGCCAACTTCCCCGATCCGGCCGACCGTGCCAGCCAGGAAGAAGAATTCAGCCTGGAACTGCGCGCCCGCGACCGTGAGCGCAAGCTGATCAAGAAGATCGACAAGACGCTGCAACTGATCGAAGACGAAGAATACGGCTGGTGCGAATCCTGCGGCGTCGAGATCGGTATTCGCCGCCTGGAAGCCCGCCCTACCGCCGACATGTGTGTCGACTGCAAGACCCTGGCGGAAATCAAGGAAAAACAAGTCGGCAAGTAATCGCTGGCTTGAACGAAAAACGGAGCGTGCGAACGCTCCGTTTTTGTTTCTGACGTGCAAGTCCTTGAAGTCCCATTGCGAGCAAGCTTCGCTCCCAGGGGATCAGACCAAGTAACATCCTGCCCATGAATACCTTGACCTCTTCCTACACCGGGCGCTTCGCCCCAACCCCCAGCGGGCACCTGCATTTCGGCTCGCTGGTCGCAGCCCTGGCCTCCTACCTCGATGCTCGCGCCGTCGGCGGCCGCTGGCTGGTGCGCATGGAAGACCTCGATCCGCCTCGGGAAGAGCCCGGCGCCCAGGCGGCCATTCTCAAGGCCCTGGAAAGCTACGGCTTCGAGTGGGACGGCGAAATGGTCCGCCAGAGCGACCGGCACGCGGCCTACGCCGAAGTCCTCAACCGCCTGTTCAACCAGGGCCTGGCTTACGCCTGCACCTGCTCGCGCAAGCAACTGGAGCCCTACCACGGCATTTATCCAGGACTGTGCCGCAATGCCGGACATGGCCAGGAAGATGCCGCCATCCGCTTGCGCGTGCCGGAGCTGGAATATCGCTTCACCGACCGGGTCCAGGGCGAATTCCGCCAGCATCTGGGGCGCAATGTGGGCGACTTCGTGATCCGTCGCCGCGACGGTCTCTACGCCTATCAACTGGCGGTGGTGCTCGACGACGCCTGGCAAGGGGTGACCGATATCGTGCGCGGTGCCGACCTGCTGGATTCCACCCCGCGCCAGCTGTACCTGCAGGAGCTGCTCGGCCTGCCACAGCCGCGTTACCTGCATGTGCCGCTGATCACCCAGCCGGACGGGCATAAACTGGGCAAGTCCTACCGCTCCCCACCGCTGGCCGCGGACCAGGCCACGCCGCTGCTGTTGCGTGCCTTGCGCGCCCTGGGGCAGAAAACCGACAGCGAAATGGTCCATGCCAGCCCTCGGGAAGTGCTGACTTGGGGCATCGAACACTGGGATGCTTTACTGATCCCACGCACACTGAGCGTGCCCGAAGCGCAAATACGCTGACGCCCCTTGCAGGTTGGCGCCCATCCGTTACCATCGCCGCACGTTTTCGGGCACGCACACAATAAAGAGAGGCCGAGATGTACATCTATCGCTTGGTCCTGCTGCTGGTAGTGGGGATCTATCTGTTCTCCCCCGCCATCATGGATTGGTGGATCGATGCTACGGGCGCCTGGTATCGCCCGTATCTGCTCTGGCTGATCCTGATCGTCGTGACCTTCATCCTGCAGAGCCAAAAAGATGCCGATGAGCTTTAGCCTGACCCAGATGATCCTGATCAGCGCCGCGTACCTGCTGGTGCTGTTCGGGGTGGCCTGGATCAGCGAACGCGGCATGATCCCGCGCTCGATCATCCGCCACCCGCTGACCTACACCCTGTCCCTCGGGGTCTACGCCAGCGCCTGGGCTTTTTATGGCACGGTCGGCCTGGCCTATCAGTACGGCTACGGTTTTCTTTCCAGCTATCTCGGGGTCTCCGGCGCCTTCCTGCTGGCGCCGGTGCTGCTTTACCCGATCCTGAAAATCACCCGCACCTACCAACTGTCGTCGCTGGCCGATCTGTTCGCCTTCCGTTTTCGCAGCACCTGGGCCGGCGCGCTGACCACGGTGATCATGCTGGTCGGCGTATTGCCGCTGCTGGCCTTGCAGATCCAGGCGGTCGCGGACTCCATCGGCATCCTCACTCGCGAGCCGGTGCAGCACCGGGTCGCCCTGAGTTTCTGTGCGCTGATCACCCTGTTCACTATCTTCTTCGGCTCCCGGCACATCGCCACCCGGGAGAAACACGAAGGCCTGGTGTTCGCCATCGCCTTCGAATCGGTGATCAAGCTGATCGCCATCGGCGGTGTCGGCCTCTATGCCCTGTACGGTGTATTCGATGGCCCGCAACAGCTGGAACTCTGGCTGCTGCAGAACCAGACCGCCCTCGCCGCCCTGCATACGCCACTGCAGGAAGGCCCCTGGCGCACCCTGCTGCTGGTGTTCTTCGCCTCGGCGATCGTGATGCCGCACATGTACCACATGACCTTCACCGAGAACCTCAACCCGCGCTCGCTGGTCAGCGCCAGCTGGGGCCTGCCGCTGTTCCTGTTGCTGATGAGCCTGGCGGTGCCGCTGATCCTCTGGGCCGGCCTGAAACTGGGCGCCACCACCAACCCCGAGTACTTCACCCTCGGCATCGGCATCGCCGCCAACAAACCGGCATTGGCCCTGATGGCCTATATCGGTGGGCTTTCCGCCGCCAGCGGCCTGATCATCGTCACCACCCTGGCGCTGTCGGGGATGGCCCTCAACCATCTGGTGCTGCCGCTGTATCAGCCACCGGCCGAAGGCAACATCTACCGCTGGCTGAAATGGACCCGCCGCGCGCTGATCGTGGCCATCATCATGGCCGGCTATGCCTTCTACCTGCTGCTGGGGGCCGAGCAGGACCTGGCCAACCTCGGCATCGTGGCCTTTGTCGCGACCCTGCAGTTCCTTCCTGGAGTGCTCTCGGTGCTGTACTGGCCAACCGCCAACCGGCGCGGCTTCATCGCCGGGCTGATGGCCGGGACGCTGGTATGGCTGGTAACCATGCTGCTGCCGCTGATCGGCAACCTGCAGGGCTTCTATATACCGCTGCTGAACATGATCTACGTGCTGGACGACACCAGCTGGCACATGGCAGCCATCGCCTCGCTGGCCGCCAACGTCCTGATGTTCACCCTGATTTCGCTGTTCACCAACGCCAGCTCCGAAGAAGCCAGCGCCGCCGAAGCCTGTGCGGTGGACAACGTGCGTCGGCCGCAACGTCGTGAGCTCCATGCCGCCTCGCCCCAGGAGTTCGCTACCCAGTTGGCCAAGCCCCTGGGCGCCAAGGCCGCGCAGAAGGAAGTCGAGCAGGCGCTGCGCGACCTGTACCTGCCCTTCGACGAGCGCCGTCCCTATGCCCTGCGCCGTTTGCGCGACCGTATCGAGGCCAACCTGTCCGGCCTGATGGGCCCCAGCGTGGCCCAGGACATGGTGGAAACCTTCCTGCCCTACAAGGCCGGCGGCGAAAACTACGTGACCGAAGACATCCACTTCATCGAAAGCCGGCTCGAGGACTACCACTCGCGCCTGACCGGCCTGGCCGCCGAACTCGATGCCTTGCGCCGCTATCACCGCCAAACCTTGCAGGAACTGCCGATGGGCGTCTGCTCCCTGGCCAAGGACAAGGAAATCCTCATGTGGAACAAGGCCATGGAAGAGCTGACCAGCATTCCGGCGCAGCATGTGGTCGGTTCGCGCCTGAGCACCATCGCCGATCCCTGGAAAGAGCTGCTGCAAGGCTTTATCAACGTACCGGACGAGCACTTGCACAAACAGCACCTGGCCCTCGACGGCCAGACCCGTTGGCTGAACCTGCACAAGGCCGCCATCGACGAACCCCTGGCCCCGGGCAACAGCGGCCTGGTGCTGCTGGTGGAAGACCTGACCGAAACCCAGATGCTCGAAGACAAGCTGGTGCATTCCGAGCGGCTGGCCAGCATCGGTCGCCTGGCCGCCGGCGTGGCCCATGAAATCGGCAACCCGATCACCGGTATCGCCTGCCTGGCGCAGAACCTGCGCGAAGAGCGCGAAGAGGACGGCGAACTCACCGAAATCAGCGGCCAGATCCTCGAGCAGACCAAGCGCGTGTCGCGCATCGTCCAGTCGCTGATGAGCTTCGCCCACGCCGGCAGCCATCAACACAACGACGAAGCCGTGTGCCTGGCCGAGGTGGCGCAGGACGCCATTGGCCTGCTGGCGCTGAACCGACGCAATTTCGAAGTGCAATTCTTCAACCTGTGCGATCCGGACCACTGGGTCGACGGCGACCCCCAGCGGCTCGCCCAGGTACTGATCAACCTGCTATCCAATGCCCGCGACGCATCACCGGCGGGCAGCGCGGTACGGGTCAAGAGCGAGGCCGGCGAACACACGATCGACCTGATCGTCGAAGACGAAGGCAGCGGCATCCCGTCGAGCATCATGGATCGGCTGTTCGAACCCTTCTTCACCACCAAGGATCCTGGCGAGGGCACCGGACTGGGCCTTGCACTGGTCTATTCCATCGTTGAAGAGCATTATGGACAAATCACCATCGACAGCCCGGCTGACACCGAAAGCCAACGCGGCACCCGTATCCGGGTGACCTTACCGCGTCATGTCGAAGCGACGTCCGCTGTGAACTGAGACCGTCGAGAGAATCGAATCAATGCCGCACATTTTGATCGTCGAAGACGAAACAATTATCCGCTCCGCCTTGCGCCGCCTGCTGGAACGCAACCAGTACCAGGTCAGCGAAGCCGGTTCCGTGCAGGAAGCACAAGAACGTTTCAGCATTCCCACGTTCGACCTGATCGTCAGCGACCTGCGCCTGCCAGGCGCCCCCGGCACCGAGCTGATCAAGCTCGGCCAGGGCACCCCGGTGCTGATCATGACCAGCTACGCCAGCCTGCGCTCGGCGGTCGACTCGATGAAGATGGGCGCGGTGGACTACATCGCCAAGCCTTTCGATCACGACGAAATGCTCCAGGCCGTGGCGCGCATCCTGCGCGACCGCCAGACCGCGCAGAGCAGCCCCAACGAGCGCCACGCCGCCAAGTCGGCCAACGGCGCGGACAAGGCTGGCGCCAGCGCCAGCAACGGCGAAATCGGCATTATCGGTTCCTGCCCACCCATGCAGGACCTGTACAGCAAGATCCGCAAGGTCGCTCCGACAGACTCCAATGTACTGATCCAGGGTGAATCCGGGACCGGCAAGGAACTGGTGGCCCGCGCCCTGCACAACCTGTCCAAGCGCGCCAAGGCACCGATGATCTCGGTGAACTGCGCGGCCATTCCGGAAACCCTGATCGAGTCCGAGCTGTTCGGTCACGAAAAAGGCGCCTTCACCGGTGCCAGCGCCGGGCGCGCCGGCCTGGTGGAAGCGGCGGACGGCGGCACTCTGTTCCTCGATGAAATCGGTGAATTGCCACTCGAAGCCCAGGCCCGCCTGCTGCGCGTGTTGCAAGAAGGCGAGATCCGCCGGGTCGGTTCGGTGCAATCGCAGAAGGTCGATGTGCGCCTGATCGCCGCGACCCACCGCGACCTCAAGAGCCTGGCCAAGATCGGCCAGTTCCGTGAAGACCTGTATTACCGCCTGCACGTGATTGCCCTGAAACTGCCAGCCCTGCGCGAGCGCGGTGCCGACGTCAACGAAATCGCCAATGCCTTCCTCGCCCGCCAGAGCGCGCGCGTGGGCCGCACGGACCTGAAATTCGCCCCGGACGCCGAGCAAGCCATTCGCCATTACTCTTGGCCCGGTAACGTTCGCGAACTGGAAAACGCCGTCGAGCGCTCGGTCATCCTGTGCGAAAGCCCGGAAATCTCCGCGGAGCTGCTGGGTATCGATATCGAACTGAGCGACCTGGAAGACGACGAATTCCTCGGCCTGGCGCCCCAGGCCGCCAATGCCAACAACAGCAGCCACGAGCCGACCGAAGACCTGTCGCTGGAAGACTACTTCCAGCATTTCGTTCTCGAGCACCAGGACCACATGACCGAGACCGAGCTGGCCCGCAAACTGGGCGTCAGCCGCAAATGCCTGTGGGAACGCCGCCAGCGCCTGGGCATCCCACGGCGCAAGACCGGGGTCGCCAGCGAAAGCTGAAACCCGGCGGTAACGGGTTGTGGGTAACACGCGACCTTGTGAAAAAACTGTTACCTCAGTCATTTCACGTAACAAAAGCCGGGGCTTACGGTAACGAAGCCCCGGCTTTTTTTCGCCTGTATAAACCGCCGAACCGCGCCTAACCCCTTGTTTTACTGGGCCTCGCAAAAGTTGGCACGGCACCTGCTATATGTTTGGTACAAGAACAATAACAAGCAATGCATAAGACAATAAAAATAAGACGAATCGACTCACGCACAATAAAAACAACACGGCGGAGGCGCAGCTAACTGATTCTTTTGGAGAGGCGTTGTCATTGGGGCTTGCCCCACAACCAGGCCGAGAACAACAAAAACTGCCCTAAGGCAGAGCCTGAACTGGTTGGATCACTGATCATCGCAACACAGCGACCAAAGCAATCCGTTTGCTCTTGGCTCCCGATTGGGAGGGTCACTCTGGGTTAACCAGGTGACAAGGGCGTTAAACAAAAACAAGAAGCCCGAAACCAATAATAAAAATAGAGCACGCAAACACTTCTGGGGGAGCTTCGGCTCCCCTTGTGGTTTCCGCGATTGCGGTTTTACTCACGCAAAGCCCCGCCAACCCGCGTTCCAAAGCGCTGCGCACGACTCGCCGCAGCTTCCTACACCATCCCCCGACTAAATGCTAGAATCCCCGCCCATCATGCGGTCATTCTTCGTTATGGCCGAACATTCCTTCAAACAGTGCATCCCATGCTGAAGAAGTTGTTCCAGTCATTCCGTTCTCCCTTGCGTCGTACGCAACACAAACGCAGCACGCCTGAAGTGCTCAACAGCAGCCAACACTCGCTGCAACGCGCCCAGTTCAGCCGTTATGCGGTGAACATCGTCGAACGCCTGCAGAACGCCGGCTACCAGGCCTACCTGGTCGGCGGCTGCGTGCGCGACATGCTGCTCAATATCACCCCCAAGGATTTCGACGTCGCCACCAGCGCCACGCCGGAACAGGTAAGGGCCGAATTCCGCAACGCCCGGATCATCGGCCGTCGGTTCAAGCTGGTGCATATCCACTTCGGCCGCGAAATCATCGAGGTCGCGACCTTCCGCGCCAATCACCCGCAAAACGATGAAGAGGAAGACAGCAACCAATCCTCGCGCAACGAAAGCGGGCGCATCCTGCGCGACAACGTGTACGGCACCCTCGAAGAGGACGCCCAGCGCCGCGACTTCACCATCAATGCCCTGTATTACGATCCGGTCAGCGAACGCATCCTCGATTACGCCAACGGCGTGCACGACATTCGCAATCACCTGATCCGCCTGATCGGCGATCCACGCCAGCGCTACCAGGAAGATCCGGTACGCATGCTGCGGGCCGTGCGCTTCGCGGCGAAGCTGGATTTCGGCATCGAGAAACACACTGCCACGCCGATCCGCGACCTGGCCCCCATGCTGCGGGAAATCCCCTCGGCCCGCCTGTTCGAGGAAGTACTCAAGCTGTTCCTGTCCGGCCATGCCGCCGACACCTTCGAGATGCTGGTCGACCTGCAACTGTTCGATCCGCTGTTCCCGGCCAGCGCCGAGGCGCTGGAGTACAACCCGACCTACACCCACACACTGATCAGCGAAGCCCTGGTCAATACCGACCTGCGCATCAAGCAGAACAAGCCGGTAACCCCGGCTTTCCTGTTCGCCGCGCTGCTGTGGCCGGCCCTGCCGGCTCGCGTGCTGCGCCTTCAGGAACGTGGCATGCCGCCGATTCCGGCGATGCAGGAAGCTGCTCACGAATTGATCAGCGAACAGTGCCAGCGCATCGCCATTCCAAAACGCTTCACCATGCCGATCCGCGAAATCTGGGACATGCAGGAACGCCTGCCACGTCGCAGCGGCAAGCGCGCCGACCAGCTGCTGGACAACCCGCGGTTCCGCGCCGGTTATGACTTCCTGCTGCTGCGCGAAAGCGCCGGCGAACAGACCGATGGCCTGGGCGAGTGGTGGACCGACTATCAGGACGCCAACGAAGCCGGGCGCCGCGACATGATTCGCGACCTGAGCGGCAAGGACGAAGCGGGCACAGGTCCGCGCAAGCGTCGCCGCAGCAGTGGCGCCAAACGCAAACGCGCCACCGCCGGCGCACCGGGCGCTTCCGGCGAATAACCCAATGGAACGCATCTACATCGGCATGGGCAGCAATCTGGCTGCCCCGGCGGAGCAATTGCGCAGCGCGATCGACGCGCTGTCGCAGTTGCCGCACAGCCAACTGGCGGGAGTCTCGGCCTTCTATCAAAGCGACTCCCTGCTGCCCGGCCAACCACGCTACACCAACGCCGTGGCCGCCCTGGACAGCAGCCTCGCGCCTCTTGAACTGCTGGACGCGTTGCAAGCCATCGAAAACGGCCAGGGCCGCGAGCGTCTCGAGCGCTGGGGACCGCGCACCCTGGACCTGGACATCCTGCTGTTCGGCGACCGCCTGATCGACGAAGCGCGGCTCAAGGTCCCGCATTACCACATGCAGGCCCGGGCCTTCGTCCTCTATCCCCTGGCCGAACTGGCCCCCGCCGACCTGCAACTGGCCGACGGCCGCCACCTGCGCGATCTGCTCGCCGTCTGCCCATTTGTCGGCCTGGAACGTCTGGCCTGACTGCTGAAACGCATCAGTTACGGCGGTAACACTCACGCCGTAACAATGCGGTAACACATGCAATTGACTTCCCGAGTTCTCCTCACGACTATAGGCGTCCCGTTGCCGCCAACACGGCGTTACAGGGCGCAATCCAGGCCTTATAAGCACGACAACAGACCGTGCGCCTGCATAAACGAAGAATTACGCGCGTTACTCGCAGCAGTTTCCAGAGCGCCTGAATGAGGACCCTTTTTCATGCCAGACATCACCCTGACCACCCTGCAAGGCCTCAAGCAGAAAGGTGAAAAAATCACCATGCTGACCTGCTATGACGCAACCTTCGCCCACACCTGTTGCCAGGCCGGCGTTGAAGTACTGCTGGTGGGCGACTCCCTCGGCATGGTCTTGCAAGGGCACGACAGCACACTGCCAGTCACTACCGCCGAGATGGCCTACCACGTCGCCGCGGTCAAACGCGGTAACAGTGGCGCCCTGATCCTCGCCGACCTGCCGTTCATGGCCTACGCCACTACCGAACAGGCCCTGAACAACAGTGCCCAACTGATGCAGGCCGGTGCGCACATGATCAAGGTCGAAGGCGCGCTGTGGCTGGCGGAGTCCATCCGCCTGCTGGCCGAGCGCGGTATCCCGGTCTGCGCCCACATGGGCCTGACCCCGCAATCGGTGAACATCCTCGGCGGCTACAAGGTTCAGGGACGTAACGAAAACCAGGCCCGCCAGATGCGTGCAGACGCCATCGCCCTGGAAGCAGCCGGTGCGGCGATGCTGCTGCTCGAATGCGTGCCGAGCGAACTGGCGGCGGAAATCACCCAGGCGGTGAAGATTCCGGTGATCGGCATCGGTGCCGGCAGCGGCACCGACGGTCAGGTGCTGGTCCTGCACGACATGCTGGGCCTGTCCCTGAGCGGTCGCGCGCCGAAGTTCGTGAAGAACTTCATGGCTGGCCAGGAAAGTATCCAGGCGGCCCTGAGCGCCTACGTCAATGAAGTCAAGGCCGTGACCTTCCCAGGCGCCGAGCACGGGTTTTCTGCATGAATACTGTAAAAACCGTACGTGAACTGCGTGCCGCCGTGGCCCGTGCCCGCAGCGAGGGCAAGCGCATCGGCTTCGTACCGACCATGGGCAACCTGCACAGCGGGCATGCCGCCCTGGTGACCAAGGCGGCCCAGCGGGTGGACTTCGTGGTGGCGAGCATTTTCGTCAATCCGTTGCAGTTCGGCGCCGGCGAAGACCTCGACAAGTACCCGCGGACCCTGGCCGCCGACCAGGAAAAGCTCCTGCAAGCCGGTTGCCATCTGCTGTTCGCCCCGACCGTCGAAGAGATGTACCCCGACGGCATGGACGGCCAGACCCGGGTCAGCGTGCCGCAACTCTCCGAAGGCCTGTGCGGCGCCAGCCGTCCCGGGCATTTCGAAGGGGTGGCCACGGTGGTCAGCAAGCTGTTCAACATGGTGCAGCCGGACCTCGCGGTCTTCGGCCAGAAGGACTTCCAGCAACTGGCGGTGATCCGCGCCCTGGTGCATGACCTGAACATGCCGATCCAGATCATCGGCGAGCCCACCGTGCGTGCCGCCGACGGCCTCGCGCTGTCGTCGCGCAACGGCTACCTGAGCGAAGAACAGCGTGGCATCGCCCCCGCGATCTATCGTGGCCTGACTCAGATCGCCGAGGCCATCAGCCAGGGCGAGCGGGACTATCCAAAGCTGCTGGACGAACAGAAACAAGCGCTCGAAGCCGCCGGTTTCCGCCCGGATTACCTGGAAATCCGCCAGGCCCGGACCCTGCGCTCGGCCACCGCGCAAGACCGCGACCTGGTGATTCTGGCGGCGGCCTATCTGGGCGCTACCCGCCTGATCGACAACCTGCATCTGGACCTCGACGCCTAGGTTCCAAGGGCCGATTGCCCGAAGCCCGACCTTCGGGCAAACTGCCGCCGCCCGGGGCCTGCAGCGATGCTGCGGGCCCTGTTCGAGGACCTGATCGAGAGAACCAGTCATGCACGCCATCATGCTCAAGGCCAAGCTGCATCGCGCCGAAGTCACCCACGCTGTGCTCGACTACGAAGGCTCTTGCGCCATCGACGGCGAGTGGCTGGACTTGTCCGGTATCCGTGAGTACGAACAGATCCAGATCTACAACGTCGACAATGGCGAACGCTTCACCACCTACGCCATTCGTGGCGAAGAAGGCTCGCGCATGATCTCGGTCAACGGCGCCGCCGCGCACAAAGCCAAGGTCGGCGACCGGGTGATCATCTGCGCCTACGCTCACTACAGCGAAGCCGAACTGCTCAACTTCAAGCCGCGCATGCTCTATATGGCGCCGGGCAACGAACTGAGCCACACCAGCCATGCCATTCCGGTTCAGGTCGCCTGAGCCCCAATCATTCTCACCCCCTGAAATCCCGCTCATTGCGCAACTCTGAGGCGCCGGTATAAAAAAGTACCGGCCACAGGTCAGACAAAGCCAAGACAGATCAGCACGCGAGAGTTACTGTAATCGCCCTGCGTGCTTAATCGTGTCAGCGCAGGTTTGACCGAACGTTATTCTTCGAGCAGGACGTTCCGGGCTTTTCAGTGTCCAACAGGCAGTTCAAGTAAAAGGAAAACCGCAGCGATGGCGTACTACCGCACTCCTCACGACGTTACCGCTCTGCCCGCCTGGCAAGCGTTGAATGACCACCGCCAAGCCATGCAGGATTTCAGCATGCGCGAGGCCTTCAATTCCGACCCGCAGCGCTTTCATCAATTCAGCCTCAGCGGCTGTGGGCTTTTTCTCGATTACTCGAAGAACCTGATCACCTCCGAAACCCGCAACCTGCTGGTGGGCCTGGCCAATGAAGCCGGTCTGCAGGACGCGATCAAGGCACTGTTCGCCGGTGAGCTGGTCAACTCTTCCGAAGGCCGTCCGGCCCTGCACACCGCCCTGCGCCGCCCGGTGGGCGACAAGCTGTCGGTCAATGGCGTCAACGTGATGCCGGAAGTGCACAAGGTGCTGAACCAGATCACCGAGCTGGTCGGGCGCATCCATGACGGCCTGTGGCGCGGCTACACCGAGAAGCCGATCACCGACGTGGTGAACATCGGCATCGGCGGTTCCTTCCTCGGCCCCGAGCTGGTGTCCGAAGCCCTGCTGTCCTACGCCCAGAAAGGCGTGCGTTGCCATTACCTGGCCAATATCGACGGCAGCGAGTTCCACGAACTGTCGTCGAAGATCCGCGCCGAAACCACGCTGTTCATCGTCTCGTCGAAATCCTTCAACACCCTGGAAACCCTGAAGAACGCCCAGGCCGCACGCGCCTGGTACCTGGCTCAGGGCGGCTCCGAGGCCGAGCTGTATCGCCACTTCATCGCGGTGTCGAGCAACAACGCCGCCGCCGTGGCCTTCGGCATCCGCGAAGAGAACATCTTCCCGATGTGGGACTGGGTCGGCGGGCGTTACTCGCTGTGGTCGGCCATCGGCCTGCCGATCGCCCTGGCCATCGGCATGTCCAACTTCAAGGAACTGCTGTCCGGCGCCTACACCATGGACCAGCACTTCCAGACCGCGCCGTTCGAGCAGAACATGCCGGTCCTCCTGGCCCTGCTGGGCGTGTGGTACGGCAATTTCTGGGGCGCGCAAAGCCACGCGATCCTGCCGTACGACCACTACCTGCGCAACATCACCAAGCACTTGCAGCAGCTGGACATGGAATCCAACGGCAAGAGCGTGCGCCAGGACGGCACGCCGGTTTCCACCGACACCGGCCCGGTGATCTGGGGTGGCGTGGGCTGCAACGGTCAGCACGCCTACCACCAGTTGTTGCACCAGGGCACCCAGTTGATCCCGGCCGACTTCATCGTGCCGATCGTCAGCTTCAACCCGGTGGCCGACCATCACCAGTGGCTGTACGCCAACTGCCTGTCGCAAAGCCAGGCGCTGATGCTCGGCAAGACCCGCGCCGAGGCCGAGTCCGAGCTGCGCGAAAAAGGCATGAGCGAGGCCGAAGTCCAGAAGCTGGCACCGCACAAGGTGATCCCGGGCAACCGCCCGAGCAACACCCTGGTGGTCGAGCGCATCAGCCCGCGCCGTCTGGGCGCGCTGGTGGCAATGTACGAACACAAGGTCTTCGTGCAGAGCGTGATCTGGGGCATCAACGCCTTCGACCAATGGGGCGTGGAGCTGGGCAAGGA
Protein-coding sequences here:
- the dksA gene encoding RNA polymerase-binding protein DksA, whose amino-acid sequence is MPTQAKQQNQSISGFEPYVETAGEEYMGKPMREHFTKILNKWKQDLMQEVDRTVDHMKDEAANFPDPADRASQEEEFSLELRARDRERKLIKKIDKTLQLIEDEEYGWCESCGVEIGIRRLEARPTADMCVDCKTLAEIKEKQVGK
- a CDS encoding sigma-54-dependent transcriptional regulator codes for the protein MPHILIVEDETIIRSALRRLLERNQYQVSEAGSVQEAQERFSIPTFDLIVSDLRLPGAPGTELIKLGQGTPVLIMTSYASLRSAVDSMKMGAVDYIAKPFDHDEMLQAVARILRDRQTAQSSPNERHAAKSANGADKAGASASNGEIGIIGSCPPMQDLYSKIRKVAPTDSNVLIQGESGTGKELVARALHNLSKRAKAPMISVNCAAIPETLIESELFGHEKGAFTGASAGRAGLVEAADGGTLFLDEIGELPLEAQARLLRVLQEGEIRRVGSVQSQKVDVRLIAATHRDLKSLAKIGQFREDLYYRLHVIALKLPALRERGADVNEIANAFLARQSARVGRTDLKFAPDAEQAIRHYSWPGNVRELENAVERSVILCESPEISAELLGIDIELSDLEDDEFLGLAPQAANANNSSHEPTEDLSLEDYFQHFVLEHQDHMTETELARKLGVSRKCLWERRQRLGIPRRKTGVASES
- the gluQRS gene encoding tRNA glutamyl-Q(34) synthetase GluQRS produces the protein MTSSYTGRFAPTPSGHLHFGSLVAALASYLDARAVGGRWLVRMEDLDPPREEPGAQAAILKALESYGFEWDGEMVRQSDRHAAYAEVLNRLFNQGLAYACTCSRKQLEPYHGIYPGLCRNAGHGQEDAAIRLRVPELEYRFTDRVQGEFRQHLGRNVGDFVIRRRDGLYAYQLAVVLDDAWQGVTDIVRGADLLDSTPRQLYLQELLGLPQPRYLHVPLITQPDGHKLGKSYRSPPLAADQATPLLLRALRALGQKTDSEMVHASPREVLTWGIEHWDALLIPRTLSVPEAQIR
- a CDS encoding sensor histidine kinase produces the protein MPMSFSLTQMILISAAYLLVLFGVAWISERGMIPRSIIRHPLTYTLSLGVYASAWAFYGTVGLAYQYGYGFLSSYLGVSGAFLLAPVLLYPILKITRTYQLSSLADLFAFRFRSTWAGALTTVIMLVGVLPLLALQIQAVADSIGILTREPVQHRVALSFCALITLFTIFFGSRHIATREKHEGLVFAIAFESVIKLIAIGGVGLYALYGVFDGPQQLELWLLQNQTALAALHTPLQEGPWRTLLLVFFASAIVMPHMYHMTFTENLNPRSLVSASWGLPLFLLLMSLAVPLILWAGLKLGATTNPEYFTLGIGIAANKPALALMAYIGGLSAASGLIIVTTLALSGMALNHLVLPLYQPPAEGNIYRWLKWTRRALIVAIIMAGYAFYLLLGAEQDLANLGIVAFVATLQFLPGVLSVLYWPTANRRGFIAGLMAGTLVWLVTMLLPLIGNLQGFYIPLLNMIYVLDDTSWHMAAIASLAANVLMFTLISLFTNASSEEASAAEACAVDNVRRPQRRELHAASPQEFATQLAKPLGAKAAQKEVEQALRDLYLPFDERRPYALRRLRDRIEANLSGLMGPSVAQDMVETFLPYKAGGENYVTEDIHFIESRLEDYHSRLTGLAAELDALRRYHRQTLQELPMGVCSLAKDKEILMWNKAMEELTSIPAQHVVGSRLSTIADPWKELLQGFINVPDEHLHKQHLALDGQTRWLNLHKAAIDEPLAPGNSGLVLLVEDLTETQMLEDKLVHSERLASIGRLAAGVAHEIGNPITGIACLAQNLREEREEDGELTEISGQILEQTKRVSRIVQSLMSFAHAGSHQHNDEAVCLAEVAQDAIGLLALNRRNFEVQFFNLCDPDHWVDGDPQRLAQVLINLLSNARDASPAGSAVRVKSEAGEHTIDLIVEDEGSGIPSSIMDRLFEPFFTTKDPGEGTGLGLALVYSIVEEHYGQITIDSPADTESQRGTRIRVTLPRHVEATSAVN